One Desulfovibrio fairfieldensis genomic window carries:
- a CDS encoding HNH endonuclease, protein MSRIGYPEYLPPLILGVKTGRYRKDDAKVTAANTEFADVRQDVLKRDHNTCQYCGVQTQGDERSPGGGLEVHHINDDHHDNRGENLVTICPLCHAVFHLGNAARGPFKRALKIVYLPWIRQEDLNILVWTISIATFRMHCYESKQELTEGDMKNIGIGKKAEALYWVLKANSILPENAFEVEGISSGAAIKDLITSDPAALATALAGLAHENLSIYERRRKAIGNLRILYDYDKIGALVPRFSEMPLWFPGEAWAKSWEAISSNCS, encoded by the coding sequence GTGTCCCGCATCGGGTACCCAGAATATCTTCCTCCCCTTATCTTGGGGGTAAAGACTGGCCGTTACCGCAAAGATGACGCAAAAGTCACTGCGGCGAACACAGAATTTGCTGATGTGCGGCAAGATGTTCTGAAACGTGATCACAACACATGTCAGTATTGTGGAGTCCAAACTCAGGGGGACGAGCGTTCCCCTGGGGGAGGACTTGAAGTGCATCATATCAATGATGATCACCATGACAACCGCGGTGAAAATCTGGTTACAATATGTCCTCTCTGCCATGCAGTTTTTCATTTGGGGAACGCCGCACGTGGTCCTTTCAAACGTGCTCTGAAAATTGTTTATCTGCCATGGATTCGCCAGGAGGATTTGAATATTCTTGTTTGGACAATTTCCATCGCTACTTTCAGGATGCATTGTTATGAAAGTAAACAAGAATTAACTGAAGGAGATATGAAAAATATTGGTATAGGGAAAAAGGCAGAAGCTCTATACTGGGTTTTAAAAGCCAATTCAATTCTTCCCGAAAATGCATTTGAGGTAGAAGGAATTTCATCTGGGGCGGCAATAAAGGATCTCATTACAAGTGATCCAGCCGCACTTGCTACGGCCTTGGCAGGGCTCGCTCATGAAAATCTTTCTATTTATGAGCGTCGGCGAAAGGCCATCGGCAATCTACGCATTCTCTATGATTACGATAAAATTGGAGCACTCGTACCAAGATTTTCTGAGATGCCTCTCTGGTTCCCGGGAGAAGCGTGGGCAAAGAGCTGGGAAGCAATCTCCTCTAATTGCTCGTAA
- a CDS encoding DotI/IcmL family type IV secretion protein, with translation MSAGFTMESISFLRESLRRSQKVGLILILLLAASLCLNVIQLVSKPKPMIIGMTQDMAILKITALDQPMINDPALKAWLATALTDSLNMDFLNWRQRLSNARQYFTKEAFEGFAVSLSAEGHLPLLQQYRAIMHAVVTGTPILTRSGKLRGVMTWEFQIPILLNYETSKQRISSQAITAVCRVQRVDTSEYPRGVAISQIITVSNKTAGSR, from the coding sequence ATGAGTGCCGGTTTCACAATGGAAAGCATTTCTTTTCTTCGAGAATCTTTGCGACGTAGTCAAAAAGTCGGACTTATCCTTATTTTGTTGTTGGCAGCAAGCTTATGTCTCAATGTAATTCAGCTTGTTTCAAAACCTAAGCCCATGATCATCGGGATGACTCAAGACATGGCCATCCTGAAAATTACGGCCCTTGATCAGCCGATGATCAATGACCCCGCTCTGAAAGCATGGCTTGCGACAGCTCTTACCGACTCTTTGAATATGGATTTTTTAAACTGGCGCCAGCGACTCTCAAATGCCCGACAGTACTTCACCAAAGAAGCTTTCGAAGGTTTCGCGGTTTCTCTCAGCGCGGAAGGGCATCTGCCCCTGCTGCAGCAGTATCGAGCGATAATGCATGCGGTTGTAACAGGCACCCCCATACTCACTCGCTCCGGTAAGTTGCGCGGAGTCATGACTTGGGAGTTTCAGATCCCGATCCTCCTGAATTACGAAACAAGCAAACAGCGGATCTCCAGCCAAGCCATAACTGCCGTATGCCGCGTGCAGCGTGTGGACACGTCTGAATATCCCCGAGGTGTGGCCATTAGCCAGATCATTACCGTTTCAAACAAGACGGCCGGGAGCAGGTAG
- a CDS encoding helix-turn-helix domain-containing protein: MEHSLSKRGQAQKVVRRLCEAAGHVTRDELSKIIGVSKQSISNRINQGDIPAAWYFRVADQFDVSIDWLYRGTGQMRFGDVDSEAAASRLSSIISEILSTLEKANTSKELRRNVLQTMMQFGKKGSHGVDVLTTAKGSIDAMIKAMQHLDFSGNDIADACLSLLRVALDEVQG; encoded by the coding sequence ATGGAGCATAGTTTATCCAAGCGTGGACAGGCTCAAAAGGTCGTGAGGAGACTTTGTGAGGCTGCCGGCCATGTAACGCGTGACGAATTATCGAAAATAATTGGCGTTTCCAAGCAGTCCATTTCTAACCGTATTAACCAGGGAGACATTCCGGCTGCATGGTATTTTCGAGTAGCCGACCAGTTTGATGTCAGCATTGACTGGCTTTACCGCGGCACAGGGCAGATGCGTTTTGGCGATGTTGATTCTGAGGCTGCCGCATCAAGGTTAAGTTCAATAATATCTGAGATTTTATCCACTCTGGAAAAAGCAAATACGTCAAAAGAACTTCGGCGAAATGTTTTACAAACTATGATGCAATTTGGGAAAAAGGGATCACACGGGGTTGACGTGTTGACTACAGCCAAAGGGAGTATTGACGCAATGATTAAAGCGATGCAGCATCTTGATTTTTCGGGGAACGACATCGCTGATGCTTGCTTGTCATTACTCCGTGTGGCACTTGATGAGGTTCAAGGATGA
- a CDS encoding TrbI/VirB10 family protein, with product MPEEELLILEEPAIADSGKGKSRKIAFPRWTRFMLVFIVIITCLGFVVRCVQNNDQGARTDLSAVAPENKADMAKVGLESSPHYQERIDTYAQNKAQEAAEQGRTYVAPVSPSARPVMEASPITPKASAPKAPLTQPGPAAPQSQPQYKKAREQKGDQAMIAYLSQVGQHLNEMPQPGTTIYNKPAPKVMTTAVGEVQKGGYDVTLPPRLKPGDILYAINRITLDSDAPGPAMVEVLDDGLRGTPYKGAKVIGSFKRMNGHLTLEFGTMSMPNGAIYSIKGFAIDPKTDRTAVHSSVNNHTIEKWVAFAASAFLSGWGEAVSRSGTSSYSNMYGGGYSAPNYDLKEQMIIASGKVGDKASGILERRFDIPPTVTLKSGTEIGVIIISIGKMESPVNDAVLLQQNAVQQQEGQKTGYPRTYPTISRQVPGMQPQR from the coding sequence ATGCCTGAAGAAGAGCTTCTGATACTGGAAGAACCAGCCATTGCGGACAGTGGAAAAGGAAAATCAAGGAAGATTGCATTCCCGCGCTGGACCAGGTTTATGCTGGTGTTCATTGTGATCATCACTTGCTTGGGCTTTGTCGTGCGCTGTGTGCAAAATAATGATCAAGGCGCGCGAACAGATCTGTCTGCTGTCGCGCCTGAAAATAAGGCTGACATGGCAAAAGTGGGTCTTGAAAGCAGCCCGCATTACCAGGAAAGGATAGATACGTATGCCCAAAACAAGGCCCAGGAGGCGGCAGAGCAGGGAAGAACGTATGTGGCACCAGTATCTCCATCTGCACGGCCAGTCATGGAGGCCAGCCCCATAACACCCAAGGCCAGTGCACCAAAAGCCCCTCTCACGCAACCCGGCCCTGCGGCACCGCAATCTCAACCTCAATACAAAAAGGCTAGGGAGCAAAAAGGCGATCAAGCTATGATTGCTTATTTGAGTCAAGTTGGTCAGCACCTTAACGAAATGCCGCAGCCTGGCACAACGATATATAATAAGCCTGCCCCCAAAGTTATGACAACAGCCGTGGGAGAAGTTCAAAAAGGCGGCTATGACGTCACTCTTCCACCCCGACTCAAGCCCGGAGACATACTATATGCCATAAACAGAATCACTCTGGACAGTGATGCACCAGGGCCGGCCATGGTCGAAGTGCTCGATGATGGGCTTAGGGGAACCCCATATAAAGGCGCTAAAGTGATTGGCTCATTTAAACGTATGAATGGGCATCTCACTCTCGAGTTTGGCACCATGTCTATGCCCAACGGAGCAATATACTCTATAAAGGGTTTTGCAATCGATCCAAAGACAGATAGGACCGCAGTTCATTCCAGTGTTAATAATCACACAATTGAAAAATGGGTCGCCTTTGCTGCGTCCGCATTCTTGTCCGGTTGGGGAGAAGCTGTCAGCCGATCTGGTACGTCATCTTACTCAAATATGTACGGGGGCGGATATAGTGCTCCTAATTATGACCTCAAGGAGCAGATGATTATTGCCAGTGGAAAAGTTGGAGATAAGGCCTCCGGAATCCTGGAGCGACGCTTTGATATTCCACCAACCGTAACTCTCAAGAGTGGAACAGAGATAGGAGTAATTATCATTTCTATTGGCAAAATGGAAAGTCCTGTCAATGACGCCGTCCTTCTTCAGCAAAATGCTGTTCAACAGCAGGAAGGCCAAAAAACAGGATATCCGCGCACATATCCAACCATATCAAGGCAAGTGCCTGGGATGCAGCCCCAGCGGTAA
- a CDS encoding type IV secretory system conjugative DNA transfer family protein, producing the protein MTLRGYGAFFLLLAAILGSAQACEGASLKKGEDRPSELTTLLNMKGSPEAAQKKRATSIRTKVLTDTAQTLGFQRGFRWRYDQIYQAADVRSLEFDRIFNFGALLIENRVLPPVIQWADKAVNIESDDYATSVEAQYRIVRPARIVSTPPSWRGYLMMDSEALEVAPEIYPTTGEEKEAWRSSIEKGWQEGVEHACDVFRMNMDQLVADYRGMLRFKMLTDQGLVSVPTLAEGNLGVQVGENVLNINQKTFRITVPAAFRMVK; encoded by the coding sequence ATGACACTAAGGGGTTATGGTGCCTTTTTTCTGCTTTTGGCGGCAATCTTGGGAAGTGCTCAGGCCTGCGAAGGCGCCTCTTTGAAAAAAGGGGAAGACCGCCCCAGCGAACTCACCACGTTGCTGAACATGAAAGGATCTCCAGAAGCGGCACAGAAAAAGCGTGCAACAAGCATCCGCACAAAAGTTTTGACTGATACGGCTCAGACCCTTGGGTTTCAAAGAGGGTTCAGATGGCGTTACGACCAAATTTACCAAGCTGCGGACGTCCGGTCCCTTGAGTTTGACCGGATTTTCAATTTTGGGGCGTTACTTATTGAAAACCGCGTTCTTCCACCTGTTATCCAGTGGGCGGACAAGGCGGTTAATATCGAGTCCGACGATTATGCCACATCCGTTGAGGCGCAGTACAGAATCGTGCGCCCAGCCAGGATCGTTTCAACACCGCCATCTTGGCGCGGGTATCTCATGATGGATTCGGAAGCGCTCGAGGTTGCGCCAGAAATTTATCCCACGACCGGAGAAGAGAAGGAAGCTTGGCGCAGCAGCATTGAGAAGGGTTGGCAAGAAGGCGTGGAACACGCCTGCGACGTTTTTAGGATGAACATGGACCAGCTTGTTGCTGACTACCGCGGCATGTTGCGTTTCAAAATGCTGACAGACCAAGGGCTTGTCAGCGTTCCTACTTTGGCAGAGGGGAATCTTGGGGTCCAAGTGGGAGAAAATGTGTTGAATATCAACCAGAAAACATTTCGGATCACTGTTCCTGCGGCATTTAGGATGGTGAAATAG
- a CDS encoding DotH/IcmK family type IV secretion protein: MALAIMASPLFAHAQERSEAAPDDTPQEEEKINNLLEESIEALLPVDEEGIRRYKTRKDRIDAALEASPAQMRTQTRQLNVTPGAITQVLRLTAGYVSTIVFQDSTGAPWPILSSTVGAAEAFSITQPKVEQEIISESQAANATSAIQAKNQAKLNEQTVNVQSNILNIVPLTKHASSNLVVSLEGAPYPIQLHLVTESKDKVGRISDSLVVFRLDKQGPHAVLPQLTPTTPTTITPELLGMLHGIPPHGAALLRIEPRVTGITVFEYNNRLFLRTRYAAVFPAWLGVANSEDMRVYVLPKTPSIVLSINGVHQKFTISIEK; this comes from the coding sequence ATGGCTCTGGCCATCATGGCCTCACCTTTGTTCGCGCACGCGCAAGAGCGCTCCGAAGCAGCCCCGGACGACACTCCCCAAGAGGAAGAAAAAATAAATAACCTCTTGGAAGAAAGCATCGAAGCACTCCTGCCCGTCGATGAAGAGGGCATTAGGCGGTACAAAACGAGAAAGGACCGCATCGATGCAGCCCTTGAAGCAAGTCCTGCGCAAATGCGTACTCAGACGCGACAACTCAACGTCACCCCTGGCGCTATCACCCAGGTACTGAGGCTGACAGCAGGATACGTCTCTACCATTGTTTTTCAGGACAGCACAGGTGCTCCTTGGCCTATCTTGTCCTCTACTGTGGGAGCGGCCGAAGCCTTTTCCATAACTCAGCCAAAAGTAGAGCAGGAAATAATCAGCGAGAGTCAAGCCGCAAACGCTACCTCTGCGATTCAGGCAAAAAATCAGGCGAAGCTCAATGAGCAAACTGTCAATGTCCAGTCAAATATTCTCAATATTGTACCGCTTACAAAGCATGCCTCCTCTAATCTCGTCGTATCACTTGAAGGAGCTCCATACCCGATTCAACTCCACCTTGTAACGGAATCCAAAGACAAAGTAGGCCGGATCTCTGACTCGTTGGTAGTTTTCCGACTTGATAAACAGGGCCCTCATGCCGTTCTTCCACAACTCACACCGACTACACCAACAACGATTACTCCAGAACTACTTGGCATGCTCCATGGTATTCCACCGCATGGCGCAGCACTTTTAAGGATAGAACCTAGAGTGACAGGTATTACGGTTTTTGAATATAATAATAGATTATTTTTACGAACTCGTTACGCTGCTGTGTTTCCAGCTTGGTTAGGGGTTGCCAATAGTGAAGATATGCGTGTTTATGTGCTACCTAAAACTCCAAGTATTGTACTTTCAATCAATGGAGTACACCAAAAGTTCACTATCAGCATCGAGAAATAG
- a CDS encoding DotD/TraH family lipoprotein (Members of this family include DotD of type IVB secretion systems and TraH of plasmid conjugative plasmid systems, both lipoproteins.): MRKLIFLIFLITLFGGCAAKKNMPLAKPETLVDQSLHGAAESITRDLAVLTGSRQNRDYGSPTGSGDLYSSITLNWDGPIEGALSDVASKVGFKFLIEGKERPTPLLVHVRLIDRPAIMVIREIGAQTGPGEGVLVDENARTLRLVYEEKRS; encoded by the coding sequence ATGAGGAAACTCATTTTTTTAATATTTCTTATTACCCTTTTTGGTGGCTGTGCCGCTAAAAAAAACATGCCTCTGGCAAAACCGGAGACATTGGTTGATCAAAGCCTTCATGGTGCGGCTGAATCCATCACTCGCGACCTCGCTGTTCTCACAGGTTCGCGGCAGAATCGTGATTATGGTTCACCGACAGGCTCGGGTGATCTCTACTCCTCAATTACTTTAAATTGGGATGGGCCCATTGAGGGTGCTTTATCAGACGTGGCGTCCAAGGTGGGCTTCAAATTTTTAATTGAAGGCAAAGAGCGGCCTACGCCTTTGCTGGTCCATGTGAGGCTTATTGATCGACCAGCTATCATGGTGATTCGGGAGATCGGCGCGCAAACGGGCCCTGGGGAAGGGGTGCTGGTTGATGAGAACGCACGCACGCTTCGTCTTGTTTATGAGGAGAAGCGCTCATGA